The proteins below are encoded in one region of Brachyspira intermedia PWS/A:
- a CDS encoding phage protein Gp36 family protein yields the protein MKSLISYEEFASRYSQDVLPELKDEGEPKEHVLQAINDATGIIVSHLFWIIDKEINDITENIPIQFESVLKTICCDIAFLRINDKVSSDEDSREKYKNAMNMLEKIDKEYRGLSGPNLQSSFIVDEKTDKDLFDNRFFKKGEFI from the coding sequence ATGAAGAGTTTAATATCCTATGAAGAATTTGCAAGCAGGTATTCACAAGATGTTTTGCCTGAATTAAAAGATGAAGGAGAACCTAAAGAACATGTTTTGCAGGCTATTAATGATGCTACAGGTATTATAGTATCTCATTTATTTTGGATTATAGATAAAGAGATAAATGATATTACAGAAAATATTCCTATTCAGTTTGAAAGTGTATTAAAAACTATATGCTGTGATATAGCTTTTTTAAGAATAAATGACAAAGTATCAAGTGATGAAGATTCAAGAGAAAAATATAAAAATGCAATGAATATGCTTGAAAAAATAGATAAGGAATATAGAGGACTTTCTGGACCAAATTTGCAAAGCTCTTTTATAGTAGATGAAAAAACTGATAAAGATTTATTTGATAATAGATTTTTCAAGAAAGGTGAATTTATATAA
- a CDS encoding phage virion morphogenesis protein, producing MSAEVFITDIEEIKKLQDKLKSLKLSSSEERDILEAIGTEIKTQIEERFENQRDVSGNKWQDISQKTREYYNKKGIVGSILSRTRQLRDTIESQVNNSQLLTGATKVYAAVHNFGDDSRNIPQREFLGLSSDNYADIENIINEFLENSIKKANN from the coding sequence ATGTCTGCGGAAGTTTTTATAACAGATATTGAAGAAATAAAAAAATTACAAGATAAATTAAAAAGTCTAAAATTATCTTCAAGCGAGGAAAGAGATATTTTAGAGGCTATAGGTACTGAAATAAAAACTCAAATAGAGGAAAGGTTTGAAAATCAAAGAGATGTAAGCGGTAATAAATGGCAAGACATATCTCAAAAAACTAGAGAATATTATAACAAAAAAGGAATAGTAGGGAGTATATTAAGCAGGACTAGACAATTAAGAGATACTATAGAAAGCCAAGTAAATAATAGTCAATTGCTAACAGGAGCTACAAAAGTTTATGCTGCTGTTCACAATTTTGGAGATGATTCAAGAAATATACCTCAAAGGGAATTTTTAGGTTTAAGCAGCGATAATTATGCAGATATTGAAAATATCATAAATGAGTTTTTGGAAAATAGTATAAAGAAAGCTAATAATTAA
- a CDS encoding phage tail tube protein, translating into MELFKVYKVTSRLLGDLPLQANGTTFSPQSYSRETKIGETPNATGYVETNTVAELKLKLNAVLDPGVFSGVKNDTLTIYFKNGMVYMMANAWVTDKVELGQGEYEVTYNSKFSEKIK; encoded by the coding sequence ATGGAATTATTCAAGGTATATAAAGTTACTTCAAGATTATTGGGAGATTTGCCTTTACAGGCTAATGGTACAACTTTCAGTCCTCAGTCATATTCAAGAGAAACAAAAATAGGAGAAACTCCTAATGCTACTGGATATGTTGAAACCAATACAGTAGCAGAGCTTAAATTAAAATTAAATGCTGTATTAGATCCTGGAGTATTTTCAGGGGTAAAAAATGATACATTGACTATTTATTTTAAAAATGGAATGGTTTATATGATGGCTAATGCTTGGGTAACTGACAAAGTAGAATTAGGTCAAGGAGAATATGAAGTTACTTATAATTCAAAGTTCAGCGAAAAAATAAAATAA
- a CDS encoding phage tail assembly protein yields MNNEIVINLKYPITQGERTVTSLILPKNVLVRHIMAGDPYPQNTVSREVAMLSAMTGEPEIILQNMEITDWVICQAKLNELINNSISNTEEKDNKKNDEYVEEDYIDIINIFRTLILEVMIMSKGLSYDNLINMTIKEFLKWHKESLRIYKVIKGIF; encoded by the coding sequence GTGAATAATGAAATAGTAATAAACTTAAAATATCCAATAACACAGGGTGAAAGAACTGTAACAAGTTTAATATTGCCTAAAAATGTATTAGTTAGACATATTATGGCAGGTGATCCATATCCTCAAAATACAGTTTCAAGAGAGGTCGCTATGTTATCTGCTATGACAGGAGAACCTGAAATAATATTACAAAATATGGAAATAACTGATTGGGTAATTTGTCAAGCAAAATTAAATGAACTTATAAATAATTCTATTTCTAATACTGAGGAAAAGGATAATAAAAAAAATGATGAATATGTTGAAGAAGATTATATAGATATTATAAATATATTTAGAACTTTAATACTTGAAGTTATGATAATGTCTAAAGGTTTAAGTTATGATAATTTGATTAATATGACAATAAAAGAATTTTTAAAATGGCATAAAGAAAGTTTAAGAATTTATAAAGTAATAAAAGGAATATTTTAA
- a CDS encoding phage tail tape measure protein has product MSNITAGVLIKLKDQFSSGIDKASNKVNSFQSKMQGAFSAIGAYSAKIDGILNSTASNLATLGVSIGVGATINKMIAFEDRINKIGTVAKMNAKDIETAKRQMEGLSEAIYKAAMQSDVKIDANEIIDAMDQIMEKTGDMDFARANIDNIAKSIRAFNATGTDIGSLLSEFSKLGYTSEETSKLLDELYSQGNKGAFVAKDFASLGASIISAYSVIGTAPEDIKNVGASMQVLRQAVGSSDEAVTRLEAVMSELANPETQYALEQLGASLGKDFSVTDSNGKMKDLNTIMMQIVNAQKELGNGWGALRENKVFGSDMVYEALNAYKNYGSSLEKYLDLEDAKGMRDKAAAENAKSLAANIQNLQTAFDSFANKNVAPYLEKVTGILNNFAKNPERFDAVFKVIAAGFGIFMTAKLVSGVANTISSINSLKNMAKGNISSTLQADSRHIQGTGTPIPVFVTNMGQFFSNGNNSNTFKAGQSSSNIPNINNGKMTWKSLGKTAGAGAMGAAVTAIPMAISGFMAANDPSLSKKNKIK; this is encoded by the coding sequence ATGAGTAATATAACAGCTGGCGTTTTAATAAAATTAAAAGATCAATTCTCTTCTGGTATTGATAAGGCTTCCAATAAAGTTAATTCTTTTCAGAGTAAAATGCAGGGAGCTTTTTCAGCGATAGGTGCCTACTCGGCAAAAATAGATGGGATATTAAACTCTACAGCAAGTAATTTAGCTACTTTAGGAGTTTCTATAGGTGTAGGTGCTACAATTAATAAAATGATAGCATTTGAAGATAGGATAAATAAAATAGGTACTGTTGCAAAAATGAATGCCAAAGATATAGAAACTGCAAAAAGACAAATGGAGGGTTTAAGTGAAGCTATATATAAAGCAGCTATGCAGTCAGATGTAAAAATAGATGCCAATGAAATTATTGATGCTATGGATCAAATAATGGAAAAAACAGGTGATATGGATTTTGCAAGAGCTAATATAGATAATATAGCAAAATCTATAAGGGCATTTAATGCTACAGGAACAGATATAGGCTCATTACTTTCGGAATTTTCTAAATTAGGATATACATCTGAAGAAACATCAAAGCTGCTTGATGAATTATATTCTCAAGGAAATAAGGGGGCTTTTGTAGCTAAAGATTTCGCATCTTTAGGAGCTTCTATAATTTCGGCTTATTCTGTAATAGGTACTGCTCCAGAAGACATAAAAAATGTTGGGGCTTCAATGCAAGTTTTAAGACAGGCAGTTGGATCATCTGATGAAGCTGTTACAAGGCTTGAAGCAGTAATGTCTGAACTTGCTAATCCAGAAACTCAATATGCTTTAGAACAATTAGGGGCATCATTAGGAAAAGATTTCTCTGTAACAGATTCAAATGGAAAAATGAAGGATTTAAATACTATTATGATGCAGATAGTAAATGCTCAGAAAGAATTAGGTAATGGTTGGGGTGCTTTGAGAGAGAATAAAGTATTTGGTTCAGATATGGTTTATGAAGCTTTAAATGCTTATAAAAATTATGGTTCAAGTTTAGAAAAGTATTTAGATTTAGAAGATGCAAAAGGTATGAGAGATAAAGCAGCAGCAGAGAATGCTAAAAGTTTGGCAGCTAATATTCAAAACTTGCAGACAGCTTTTGATTCTTTTGCAAATAAAAACGTAGCACCATATTTAGAAAAAGTTACAGGAATATTAAATAATTTTGCTAAAAATCCTGAAAGATTTGATGCCGTATTCAAAGTTATAGCAGCTGGATTTGGAATATTTATGACAGCAAAATTGGTATCAGGGGTTGCTAATACAATTAGTTCAATAAACAGTTTGAAAAATATGGCAAAAGGCAATATATCATCTACGCTGCAAGCGGACAGTCGTCATATACAAGGAACAGGAACTCCTATTCCTGTTTTTGTTACAAATATGGGACAGTTTTTTTCAAATGGAAATAATTCTAACACATTCAAAGCAGGTCAGTCATCTTCAAATATACCAAATATCAATAATGGAAAAATGACTTGGAAAAGTTTAGGAAAAACAGCAGGTGCAGGTGCTATGGGTGCTGCTGTTACTGCTATACCAATGGCTATAAGCGGATTTATGGCTGCTAATGATCCTTCACTTTCAAAAAAGAACAAAATAAAATGA
- a CDS encoding methyl-accepting chemotaxis protein, which translates to MENTSNLKYPSSSSWREAYEIQSLVKYEAPNIEAVYFLYDNINISGGQSLDNSSYPNFGYWSNTSINESVNKIRVSGFLRDEEYLNKKIDLINAFKIKTDDENPAFIFLPLYPRLKVTLENWSIDEKANENGQCKIELNFNLCAETSVRLWRRKNDENYNFLNIEDAKNNVQEIANKNLEKKLENNFNYDTFLSGINNVSSKLSNVIGMIQGKADYINDMARAINTISSTIAQGIRTPSVFADALQNVVSSIVNGIIDIKQSVNETAESSKSFAAGGQSSINSILPIENAKNNEKKFYFSFLIFIIMILQKIQFLLMK; encoded by the coding sequence ATGGAAAATACTAGCAATTTGAAATATCCTAGCTCTTCATCTTGGAGAGAGGCTTATGAAATACAAAGCCTTGTAAAATATGAAGCTCCTAATATAGAAGCTGTTTATTTCTTATATGATAATATAAATATTTCAGGCGGACAGTCTTTAGATAATTCAAGTTATCCTAATTTTGGGTATTGGAGTAATACTTCAATTAATGAATCTGTTAATAAAATAAGAGTATCTGGTTTTTTAAGAGATGAAGAATATTTAAATAAAAAAATAGATTTAATAAATGCTTTTAAGATAAAAACAGATGATGAAAATCCAGCTTTTATTTTTTTACCTCTTTATCCTAGATTAAAAGTAACTTTAGAAAACTGGTCTATAGATGAAAAAGCGAATGAAAATGGTCAATGTAAAATAGAACTTAATTTTAATCTATGTGCTGAGACGAGTGTCCGCCTTTGGCGTAGAAAAAATGATGAAAATTATAATTTTCTTAATATAGAAGATGCTAAAAACAATGTTCAGGAAATAGCTAATAAAAATCTTGAAAAGAAATTAGAGAATAATTTTAATTATGATACTTTTTTATCAGGTATAAATAATGTATCAAGTAAACTCTCAAATGTTATTGGAATGATACAAGGAAAAGCAGATTATATTAATGATATGGCAAGGGCTATAAATACAATATCTTCTACAATCGCCCAAGGAATTAGAACTCCTTCAGTTTTCGCTGATGCTTTACAGAATGTTGTATCTTCAATAGTTAATGGAATAATAGATATAAAACAGTCTGTAAATGAAACTGCTGAAAGCTCAAAATCATTCGCCGCAGGCGGACAGTCGTCAATTAACAGCATACTTCCAATAGAAAATGCAAAAAATAATGAAAAAAAGTTTTACTTCAGTTTCTTAATTTTTATAATTATGATACTACAAAAGATACAATTTCTTTTAATGAAATGA